The Flavobacterium galactosidilyticum nucleotide sequence AAGTTCAGTGAAGACTTAATAAAAAAAATGGTTTTCTCTCAGCACAACCTTGTTTCAGATACTTCCTTTAATGAATTTGACATGATTTTTTGTCGCAATGTTTTAATCTATTTTGATAATGAATTGCAAACTAGAGTCATCAATTTATTTGATGAAAGTCTAGCAGTTCTTGGTTTTTTAGCATTAGGAACCAAAGAAACTATAAAATACTCCATTGCTGAAGGAAAATACAAACAAGTAAAAAAAGAAAAATTATGGAGGAAAATAAAGTAGTATCAAATTGCAAAGTGCTCATAATTGGAGGTTCCGCTGGAAGCTTGCATGCACTTATGGATATACTACCTAATTTACCAGTAATAGATTCTTTTGCCATTGTTATCGTCCTTCATAGAAAAAATTCTGATGATATGACTTTAGAAGAATTACTTAAAATAAAATCAAAAACACCGCTAAAAATAATAGAAGATAAAATCCCTTTAGATTCGGGATTCTTGTATGTGGTACCTTCGAATTATCATTTGCTATTTGAGCAAAATGGTACTTTGGCATTAGACAGTTCTGAAAAAGTCAATTATAGCAGACCCAGTATTGATGTTTCTTTTGAAGCTGCTGCAGAAATTTTTGGTAGTAACGTGATAGGGATTTTACTTTCCGGTTCTAATACTGACGGAACTGCGGGATTACTAGCAATTCAGAAAGCAGGAGGAACTGTTGTGGTTCAAAATCCAACTTCAGCCGACATGCCTTTTATGCCGAATAATGCAATCAAAAACATGACGCCTGATTATATTTTAACTCCTGAGGAAATTTTGAAGTTCATTCTTTTGATAAATGAGTGATAGACGATCGGTAAATCAATCATAATGATGTCTAGCTTTTAAGATTTGGATTTCATCGTCAAGAAATTTGTAAATTAATCGATATTCGTCGTCAATTCTTTGCGACCAAAACCAAGTACTGTCTTTATCATTATTTTTGTTTCTAGTTTTTGCTATTGTATTTTTTAACTTCATTTTTCAGCTTGTACAACTACAAGTTAATTGTCATAAATTTAATATTCCTTTAAAGACAAAAGTTTATATGTTTTTAAAGTTACTCTTATCATTAATTGTTGCGATTTTGTTTTTGCTGACGAATTCTTTTAGGACCATACCAAAGCCAGAAACCTGTTCCCGTTAGCGCTAGTAGCGCAAGTCCCATAATTGTTGTGTACGACAATTTAAATTGATCATTTTTAGTATTAAATAAAACATCTAATATAGTTCCGTCATGAATGTTTTCTATAATGTCTGATTTTCTTCTATTTATTTGCAGTACATTTCCAGTAGTACCATCTAATTGAATCTCCCAATAATCATCGTTAAACACAAACTTTACAATCCCTTTTGACGGTCTGGCGTCTATTCGCTCTATATCGCTTGAAAGCGTTTTAGAAATAGAATCGTGCAAAGTAGTCACTGCTATTGTTTGAAGGCTGTCTAAAGGAAGCCATGTTTTCAAATCAGTTGAAACACCTTTAGATGTTGGAGGAAGAATAATTCCAAAGGAATTCTTTTTCCATCCTAGAAGTAGACCCGTTATTGAAATAATTAGGAAGAATGCAAATAAAAAAATGGCTATTTGGCGATGGAGCTTTCTTAAAATGCGGAGTAAATTTGCAGATTTGTAATAGGGCTGCTCTTTTTTTGTCATGTTGTTAATTACTTTATTGTATCAAAAATTTTTAAAATAGTGAATATTACTAATGCTGAAGTTTTTTGTAGTGTGACTTTGAAATCTGCTAATATAATAGATAATTTTGAAAAACTTTTGAATTTACTATTTTGATGATTGCAGTTTTCATATTTTTTCTACTTAAATGTTACTACAAAGTAACTACATAAAAAAAAATAATCTCAAAGTTTAAGTGATGAAATTTAAATGTGTACACTATCGAAAATAAGGTTATTATATTTCAAAAAAAAGAGGATACTAAATCCTCTACATATTCCTCAATTAATTTTACGATAATTCCATAGTTCCTGCCAGTGACCGGTTCCGTTCAACACGTGCTTCATTGTTGGTGCTTCGCACCCAACGAATCCCTAGCTGTTAGCTGCTGGCTTTTTAGTTTTCTGAATATGGAATAAAACTATCTCTTTCATTAAATTCATTTACGAACAAGTTAGAAATTTCCATGTCTATTTCATTAATGTCAATATTATCTAGCAATACAGATGTTTGATGAATAACTTCTGGTAGATTATCGTTAATGCGATAATTGTAAAAAATCAATTTCCCAATTTCGAGATTCTTCTCTTCTCTTATAATCTGGAATCCAGTTCCAAGCCTGTCAAAATAAATTATTTTTAAATTAGTTTTTAAAATTCCATAATCATATCGGAAACTTATTGTTTTGGTATTCACAATCAGAGTTTCTTTTCCAAATAGATTCCAAAGTAAATATCGAATGGGGAAAACTACAATTAACACAAAAATCAAAATCATTGGAAACAGCATTTCTATTATATCATTTTTTGTAATTGTCGAAACTACAAAAATGAAAACGGTCATTAAAATCAGAATCATAATTGATAAAACAACTTTCCCGAACGTGTTTGCTTTTACATTAAATGTAGCGTAAAAGTTTATTCCATCGTTATGTTTGTTTACAGTGTTTCTCATTTTAGATATGCGTTCTCGGAAGCTTGCAACTAACTTGTAAATATGTCTCAAGACATCAGACTTATCAGTAAGCTAATATATAAATAATTATCAAAAAAGCTTACAAAAAAAATAAACTGTATCTCTTCGCTAAGCGTAAATCCGCGGGAAGGATAGCAGCGAAATTGAAAATCATCGACTACAAATGCGAATAGCTTTCAATGAGATAAATCCTTTCTCGTTTTTGAACTAGAAAGATCGTAGCGAATAGCCTGAACCTTGTGCTCACGCCCAAAACAAATTTGAAAACAAACTCCACAAAAAAAAAGCGCTCTCTTTCGAGAACGCTTTCCATATCTAAATAAAAAATATTAGTGTTTTTCAATCCATTTTCTTGCATTGACAAATGCTTCATGCCAAGGCGAAACTTCATCATTTCTGTCTTTTGGATAATGCGCCCAGTTCCATTGGTATGTAGAACGCTCTATATGCGGCATGGTAACCAAATGGCGTCCTGTAACATCACAAAGCATCGCTACATCATAATGCGAACCGTTTGGATTAGCAGGATAGCCTTCGTAAGCGTATTTCCCTACAATGTTGTAACGTTCTTCGCCTAATGGCAATTCAAATTTTCCTTCTCCGTGCGATACCCAAACTCCTAATGTTGCTCCAGCTAAGCTAGACAACATCACTGATTTATTTTCTTGTACCGTAACTGACGTAAAAATGCTTTCGTGTTTGTTACTGTCGTTGTACGACATTTTTGGCATTTTTTCGTGCTCCGAATGGATTAATTCTAATTCAACGAACAACTGACAACCGTTGCAAATTCCCACCGATAAAGTGTCTTCGCGTTTGAAGAAGTTATCTAAAGCAGTTTTTGCTTTTTCGTTGTATAAAAATGCTCCAGCCCAACCTTTAGCAGAACCTAAAACATCTGAATTAGAGAAACCTCCAACGGCTCCGATGAATTGAATATCCTCTAGATTTTCACGTCCCGAAATTAAATCGGTCATGTGAATGTCTTTGACATCAAAACCAGCTAAATACATTGCATTTGCCATTTCACGCTCGGAATTACTTCCTTTTTCACGGATAATAGCCGCTTTAGGACGTGGTTTAGAGCTGTCTATTTCTGGACTTTTCCCTGTAAAATGAGTTGGGAAAGCATACTGTAACGGTTGGTTTTTGTAGTTATCGAAACGCTCTTGAGCCATTCCGTTTTTAGATTGTTTTTGGTCTAATAAAAAGGAAGTTTTAAACCAAATGTCTCTGTATTTTACGATGTCTAATTTGCATGGGCCAAAGTCTAAAGTAGCTTCAGTAGTAGTATTTCCTAATTTGTAAAACGAAACTCCGTTAGCGTTTAATTTAGCTTCAATTGTCGCATTATCTTTCGCTTGGAAAACAATTCCGATATTCTCAGCAAATAAATATTTGATGATGTCTTTTTCTTCAAAAACAGAGAAATCTATTTTAGCTCCTAAATTCACATCAGCAAAACACATTTCTAATAGTGTAGTAATCAAACCACCACTTCCTATGTCGTGTCCTGCAAGAATTTGATTTTCTAAAATTAATTCTTGAATTGTATTAAATGCTTTTTTGAAGAACTTCGCCTCTTTAATTGTTGGCGCTTCATTTCCTATCGCATTCAACGTTTGTGCAAATGATGAACCTCCTAATTTGAATTCGTCTTGCGACAAATTGATATAATAAATAGAACCACCGTCTTTTTGAAGGACCGGTTCTACTACTTTTCTAATATCAGTACAGTTTCCACCTGCCGAAATAATCACCGTTCCCGGAGCAATTACTTCGTCATTTGGATATTTTTGTTTCATCGAAAGTGAATCTTTTCCTGTTGGAATATTGATTCCCAATTCAATTGCAAAATTCGAACAAGCTTCTACAGCAGCGTACAAACGAGCGTCTTCACCTTCGTTTTTACAAGCCCACATCCAGTTTGCTGAAAGTGAAATCCCTTGCAATCCGTCTTTTATTGGAGCCCAAATAATATTCGATAATGATTCGGCAATTGCAGTTCTTGTTCCTGCAACAGGATCAATCAAAGAAGCAATAGGAGAGTGCCCAATTGAGGTAGCAACACCTTCAATTCCTTTGTAATCTAATGCCATTACACCAACGTTGTTCAATGGCAATTGCAATGGTCCAGCAGTTTGTTGTTTAGCTACTTTTCCACCTACACAACGGTCGACTTTATTGGTCAACCAGTCTTTACAAGCTACTGCTTCTAATTGCAATACTTGCTCTAAGTAAGTCGAAATGTTTCTTACTGAGTACTCTAGCGGAGCGTAATTGTAAGCAATCGTTTTATCGTTCATTATCGTTTTTGGTGAACTTCCAAAGAAATCTTCCAAAGCATAATCCATCGGTTTAGCACCTGTAGATTTAGACTCAAAAGTAAAACGGTGATCACCCGTTACATCACCTACTTGATACATAGGAGAACGCTCTCTATCAGCCACTCTTTGTAATAAATCAATATCTTTTTGACCAATCACTAATCCCATTCTTTCTTGAGATTCGTTACCGATGATTTCTTTTGCGGAAAGGGTAGGATCACCCACAGGCAATTTATCTAGATTGATCAATCCACCCGTTTCTTCTACCAATTCCGAAAGACAGTTTAAGTGTCCACCAGCTCCGTGATCGTGAATAGAAACAATTGGGTTATGGTCGCTTTCTACTAAACCACGAATGGCGTTAGCAGCACGTTTTTGCATTTCTGGGTTCGAACGCTGTATGGCATTCAACTCAATTCCTGAACCAAAAGCACCAGTATCTGCAGAGGAAACTGCAGCACCACCCATTCCGATTCTGTAATTTTCTCCACCTAGAATAACAATTTTATCACCTTCTTGTGGTTTTTTCTTAATGGCTTGGTCTAATTTTCCGTAACCAATTCCACCAGCTTGCATGATTACTTTATCGTAACCAATTTTGCGATTGTTTTCTTCGTGTTCGAAAGTTAAAACAGAACCTGTAATTAGCGGTTGTCCGAATTTGTTTCCAAAATCAGAAGCTCCATTTGAGGCTTTGATTAAAATATCCATTGGAGTTTGGTACAACCATTTTCTAGCTGCTACAGCATCTTCCCAAGGACGATTTTCGTCTAAACGAGAATACGAAGTCATGTAAACTGCTGTTCCTGCTAAAGGCAATGAACCTTGTCCTCCTGCTAAACGGTCACGAATTTCTCCTCCTGAACCTGTTGCAGCTCCGTTGAAAGGCTCTACGGTTGTTGGGAAATTGTGTGTTTCTGCTTTTAAGGATATAACCGAATCGAATTCTTTTATTTCGTAAAAATCAGCTTTGTCAGCGGTTTTAGGTGCAAATTGTTGCACTCTTGGGCCTTTTACAAAAGCCACATTATCTTTATACGCCGAGACGATATCGTTCGGGTTTTCTTGAGATGTTTTTTTGATTAATTTGAAAAGAGACGTTTCTTTTTCCTCGCCATCAATTACAAATGTTCCGTTGAAAATTTTGTGACGGCAATGCTCTGAATTTGCTTGTGAGAAAGCAAATATTTCAGAATCGGTTAATTTTCTACCTAATTTGGTTGATAAATTATCCAAGTATTCTACTTCTTCAAGGCTTAAGGCCAAACCTTCTTTCTTGTTGTAGGCATCAATATCTTCGATGTCTAAAATAGGTTCTGGTTGCACATTGATTGTAAAAATATCTTGATGTAACTCTGTATATTTTTGTGAGAGCATTGGGTCGAAATCAGTGAAATCTTCCGTTGCTTTATGAAATTCCTCAATTCGAATGATCCCTGAAATACCCATATTTTGAGTGATTTCAACGGCATTTGTACTCCACGGTGTCACCATAGTGGCACGTGGTCCAACAAAAAAATCCGTTAATACGGATTTTTCTATTTTATTTGAGTCGGCAAAAAGCCAGTTTAATTTTGAAATGTCTTGAGCCGAAATTTCGTTTTGCGTTTGTACTGCAAAAACAGTTTTGCTTTGGTTTTCAAAGAAATGGATCATTGTTGTGTAGTTTGTTGTATTTACGGTGCAAATTTAGTTTAAAAAAGTAGTACGAGCAAGGATTAAAATTTCAAAAATAAAATTTTAAATCCCAAAGAAGAACTTCGTAATTATGCACGAAAATCTTGCTTTAATTCTCTGTTTTCTTAACTCTATTTTGGAAATTCCATACTCTGATACGCTCCTAAATCAGGAGGCGAAGTTCTTGTTTTCCCTAAAACGTCCAACGGAATTAAATAGGCCGAATTCCCTTTTGCGAAAGCGGCAGAAGTGGCGTCAATATTCAACTTGTTTTGTGCTATTTTAAAGAATTTTGGGTCTTTGTTTAAAATAATTTCGTTGTAATGTGCTGGATCCGTTGTGAACTGATAATCTGGATTAGTTGCGAATTTGTTGGACGTATTGTCAAATTTAATCAAGCAATTATTGAATTGGTATTTAAAAGCTGCTCCTGTTTTTTTATTCAACGTCATTTCATTCGAATAGGATCCATAAATAATACAATTGTTAAAAGTAGCGGCCGCTAGATCTTTTACTTCTGGAATCGCACCCGCAACATAATTGCTTATAGCAACGGCAACTTGCTGTGAACTGTTCCAGTTATTATTGAAAGTAGAATGTGTAAACGTATAATTGCCACCATAAGTGCACGCTAAACTTGCTTGTCCGGCGTTATTTATAACTACATTTTCTCCATTAATTTTAGCGGTCTGCGCCAAAATACCGTAGTTAGTCGAGTTGTAAATTTGGGTGTTTTTTATAGAAACTGTAGTGCCATCATTATTTTGGATTAGTAATCCAATGGTTGCATTTTTGATCGTCAAGTGATTGAATGAGTTATTTGTGCTGCCATCAGTTATCCAAATAGTTCCCCATTGTCCAGGAACATTTTCAAAATCAGGTTCTAAGCGATCGCCTTCAAAAATGACTTCATTCTCCATTTTATCCGTTGTTGAAACGGTTCCATTTACTTTTATAGATGCTTTATTGGTAATAATAAGCCCTGAATTAGCGTGAAAATGAACTTTGGTTCCTGCTTCAAAAGTGGCAGTTTTATTAGCAGGAACAGCGGCATACCCATAAATAACATACGGTTTCTTTTTAGTAAATTGCAACTCGTTTCCATTTATAGGATCATTTTCGTCCAAATAAAAACCTTCAATTTTCTCGTTTCCAATAGGCAATGTTTCGGTAGTTCCATCTGCAAAACGTTTTGGATATAGAAAAACGGCATCTTGAATAAGAGTAACCAATTCTACATTTTGAAGATTTTGTCCACTGTCAAACTGAATTTGGTCTGTATATAAAAAATCACTTGGATTCGCATCGGCAATATTTACAGTAGTTTCAATAAAAATATACAAACTGTCTTTCGCCAATAAATCTACGTTATTAAATATTTTTCCTTTGTTTCCTTGCATTCCATCAACCGTCATTCTGTATTTAGAATTTAGGCCTTTTGCTAATTTTATAGTGGGAATGGTAATGTCATTTTTACTTCTGTTGTACACTTTCAATCGGTACGTGCTCGAACCGATATTGGTAAAAACAGTATCAAGGTAAATTGTATCTTTTGAGAACTCGAGTTTGCCAGTACTTGCTTCGGTTTCAAAATCAGAGCGACACGAACTAATAGACAAAATTAATCCCATTAAAAACAATACTATTTGTGGACGCATCTGCTTTGTTTTTTTTGTAAAAATAGGAAAAATCTATTTTGAAATTAGATTTACAAATGTAATTACCGTCTTCTCCGGTATCTTTTCTTTAATTTTACGGATTAAAATACAGAAACATGACATTTGATAAAGAAAAGATACTTCACTACTGCAATAAAATTTCCGAAAACACTTTAATGCGCACTTTGAATATCACCTACACTGACGCTGGTGAGGATTTTTTAGTAGCTACAATGCCTGTTACTCCAGCGGTTCATCAACCTGTTGGATTATTGCACGGCGGAGCATCAGTTGCATTAGCAGAAAGTGTTGGAAGCGCTGCTTCGATGCTATTTGTAAATCCAGAAGTGAGCGAAGTGCGTGGAATAGAAATATCAGCCAATCATTTGAAAGCAAAGCGCAACGGACTGGTTACAGCAACGGCTAAGATTGTTCATAAAGGTCGCAGTATTCACTTGTGGGAAATTAGAATTGTTGATGAAAATAATAATTTAATTTCGCTTTGTAAGTTGACAAATATGATTTTGCCAAAAAGAAAAAGTACTGACAAATAATGGAATCAATTGACAGCAAAATCCATAATCAGCTAAAAAAGAACCTCCCTTTTGTTGTTTATTCAAAACCAAATTCGGAGGAAATAACTGGTTTTTTTCAGCATAATGACACGCTATTTGAAGTGAATGACTTTACGGAAAAAGGCTTTGTTGTAGCAACTTTTGATGGTGTAAAAACCTATTTAATTCCTGAAAGTGAATCGGAGTTAGTGCATTTTTATTTGAATAGCAACGAAATAGCATTTTCTGAAAAGGAATTGTCAAAAGCTGATAAAAGTGCTCAAAATGATTTCGAATCTCTGGTGTCTAAAGGAATTACAGCCATAAAGAACGAGAAGTTTCAGAAAGTTGTTTTGTCCCGAACTGAAGTAGTTGCTATAGATGATTTTGATATGGTGGAAACCTTTCAAAAGTTAGTGTTGCTTTATCCTTCGGCTTTCGTGTATTGTTTTTATCATCCTAAAATTGGAAACTGGATTGGTGCCACTCCTGAACAGTTATTAAAAGTTGCCGAAAATAATTTTGAAACAATATCGTTAGCTGGAACACAAAAAGATACTGGTTCCTCTGAAATCGTTTGGGGAGAAAAGGAAAAGGAAGAGCAACAATTTGTAACCGATTATTTGGTACAACGGCTTCAAAATATTGCTTCGGCTGTACAATTCACAAAACCGTACAGTATAAAAGCAGGAAGTATTTGGCATATAAAAACAGATGTTTCCGGTGTTTTGAATTCTGATTTGAGTTTGAAAAAAGTGATTCAGTTACTACATCCAACACCTGCTGTTTGCGGTTTACCAAAAGAAATAGCCAAAGACTTTATTTTGGAAAACGAACCTTATGACAGGAGTTTTTACACGGGTTTTCTGGGAGAATTAAATTGCAGTTTTGCACGAGAAACAATAAGTTCTGATTTATTTGTAAATTTGCGTTGCATGCAAATTAAGGATTCACAAGCTCATTTATATATGGGTTGTGGTATTACAAAAGATAGTAATCCTGAAAAAGAGTGGGAGGAAAGTGTCAATAAATCGATGACAATGAAGAGGGTTTTGTAATTAAAGTTTGATAAAAAACTTTTATAATTCAATACCCAAAAAAAATAAGACGCTTAGCGAAAAATAAAAATAAAAATATGAAATTAGATATACTAGCTTTTGGAGCGCATCCTGATGATGTTGAATTAGGTTGTGCGGGAACTATTTTAAAAGAAATCTCTTTAGGGAAAAAAGTTGGAATCGTTGATCTGACTCGTGGCGAATTAGGAACTCGTGGTTCTGCTGAAATTAGAGATCAGGAAGCCAATGCTGCAGCAAAAATTTTAGGAGTTGTTGCTAGAGAAAATTTAGAAATGCGTGATGGTTTTTTTGTAAATGATGAAAAACACCAGTTAGAAATTATAAAAATGATTCGTAAATACCAACCCGAAATCGTTTTGTGTAACGCAATAGATGATCGTCATATTGATCACGGAAAGGGAAGTAAACTAGTTTCTGATGCTTGTTTTTTATCCGGTTTAATGAAAATTGAAACTGAATTAGATGGTGAGAAACAAAACGCGTGGCGTCCAAAATTAGTCTATCATTATATTCAATGGAAAAATATCGAACCTGATTTTGTAGTTGATATTACTGGTTTCACAGATAAAAAAATAGAATCTATTTTGGCTTACAGTTCGCAGTTTTATGATCCAAAGTCTAAAGAGCCAGAATCCCCAATTAGCAGTAAAAACTTCCTAGAAAGCTTAAATTACCGCTCGAGAGATTTAGGAAGAATCGCTGGCTTAGAACACGCGGAAGGTTTTACAGTGGAAAGACATGTGGCAGTTAATAGCCTAGCAGATTTGAAGTAAGAGAACTATAATTTTCAGCTATTAACTTTTGACTTTTAATTAGCTACAGTCGTTTTTTATTTTGACATCTTTGTGACATACTTTAAAAAAGAACCATTTTCTTCTCTTTTTTAGCCCTGTAAAATCAGTTAGCTGAATTGCTAATTACGAGTAAAGACTCTCTAGAAAGCTGAAATTACAGCTTTAGAGATTTAGGAATACTGTTAGTTGCAAAATCTATTAAAGATTTTATAAAGGAAAGATATTTGGTAGTCAATAGCTTAGGATATTTAGCGGAAAATAGATGTAATTTTTTGAAAAAAACATTTGCAAAAGTAAACTTATGTTGTATCTTTGCCACCGCTAAGCAACATGGTGGTTGTAGCTCAGTTGGTTAGAGCATCGGTTTGTGGTACCGAGGGTCGCGGGTTCGAGCCCCGTCTCCCACCCAAAAGGCAAAAGCCTCTCAGAAATGAGAGGCTTTTTTTGTGGTAAAATTTCGCAAAAAAAACCTTGAATTTCTTCAAGGCTCTTATTATATCGAGTTTTTTGCACAAGGGATAGCAGTGAAAATCCTGCGCATTTTTAGCGCAGATTGTAGCGAATAGCCCGACCACGCTGC carries:
- a CDS encoding PepSY-associated TM helix domain-containing protein codes for the protein MTKKEQPYYKSANLLRILRKLHRQIAIFLFAFFLIISITGLLLGWKKNSFGIILPPTSKGVSTDLKTWLPLDSLQTIAVTTLHDSISKTLSSDIERIDARPSKGIVKFVFNDDYWEIQLDGTTGNVLQINRRKSDIIENIHDGTILDVLFNTKNDQFKLSYTTIMGLALLALTGTGFWLWYGPKRIRQQKQNRNN
- a CDS encoding type II toxin-antitoxin system YoeB family toxin, producing the protein MKLKNTIAKTRNKNNDKDSTWFWSQRIDDEYRLIYKFLDDEIQILKARHHYD
- the purL gene encoding phosphoribosylformylglycinamidine synthase is translated as MIHFFENQSKTVFAVQTQNEISAQDISKLNWLFADSNKIEKSVLTDFFVGPRATMVTPWSTNAVEITQNMGISGIIRIEEFHKATEDFTDFDPMLSQKYTELHQDIFTINVQPEPILDIEDIDAYNKKEGLALSLEEVEYLDNLSTKLGRKLTDSEIFAFSQANSEHCRHKIFNGTFVIDGEEKETSLFKLIKKTSQENPNDIVSAYKDNVAFVKGPRVQQFAPKTADKADFYEIKEFDSVISLKAETHNFPTTVEPFNGAATGSGGEIRDRLAGGQGSLPLAGTAVYMTSYSRLDENRPWEDAVAARKWLYQTPMDILIKASNGASDFGNKFGQPLITGSVLTFEHEENNRKIGYDKVIMQAGGIGYGKLDQAIKKKPQEGDKIVILGGENYRIGMGGAAVSSADTGAFGSGIELNAIQRSNPEMQKRAANAIRGLVESDHNPIVSIHDHGAGGHLNCLSELVEETGGLINLDKLPVGDPTLSAKEIIGNESQERMGLVIGQKDIDLLQRVADRERSPMYQVGDVTGDHRFTFESKSTGAKPMDYALEDFFGSSPKTIMNDKTIAYNYAPLEYSVRNISTYLEQVLQLEAVACKDWLTNKVDRCVGGKVAKQQTAGPLQLPLNNVGVMALDYKGIEGVATSIGHSPIASLIDPVAGTRTAIAESLSNIIWAPIKDGLQGISLSANWMWACKNEGEDARLYAAVEACSNFAIELGINIPTGKDSLSMKQKYPNDEVIAPGTVIISAGGNCTDIRKVVEPVLQKDGGSIYYINLSQDEFKLGGSSFAQTLNAIGNEAPTIKEAKFFKKAFNTIQELILENQILAGHDIGSGGLITTLLEMCFADVNLGAKIDFSVFEEKDIIKYLFAENIGIVFQAKDNATIEAKLNANGVSFYKLGNTTTEATLDFGPCKLDIVKYRDIWFKTSFLLDQKQSKNGMAQERFDNYKNQPLQYAFPTHFTGKSPEIDSSKPRPKAAIIREKGSNSEREMANAMYLAGFDVKDIHMTDLISGRENLEDIQFIGAVGGFSNSDVLGSAKGWAGAFLYNEKAKTALDNFFKREDTLSVGICNGCQLFVELELIHSEHEKMPKMSYNDSNKHESIFTSVTVQENKSVMLSSLAGATLGVWVSHGEGKFELPLGEERYNIVGKYAYEGYPANPNGSHYDVAMLCDVTGRHLVTMPHIERSTYQWNWAHYPKDRNDEVSPWHEAFVNARKWIEKH
- the bshB1 gene encoding bacillithiol biosynthesis deacetylase BshB1; amino-acid sequence: MKLDILAFGAHPDDVELGCAGTILKEISLGKKVGIVDLTRGELGTRGSAEIRDQEANAAAKILGVVARENLEMRDGFFVNDEKHQLEIIKMIRKYQPEIVLCNAIDDRHIDHGKGSKLVSDACFLSGLMKIETELDGEKQNAWRPKLVYHYIQWKNIEPDFVVDITGFTDKKIESILAYSSQFYDPKSKEPESPISSKNFLESLNYRSRDLGRIAGLEHAEGFTVERHVAVNSLADLK
- a CDS encoding chemotaxis protein CheB; the protein is MEENKVVSNCKVLIIGGSAGSLHALMDILPNLPVIDSFAIVIVLHRKNSDDMTLEELLKIKSKTPLKIIEDKIPLDSGFLYVVPSNYHLLFEQNGTLALDSSEKVNYSRPSIDVSFEAAAEIFGSNVIGILLSGSNTDGTAGLLAIQKAGGTVVVQNPTSADMPFMPNNAIKNMTPDYILTPEEILKFILLINE
- a CDS encoding isochorismate synthase, whose amino-acid sequence is MESIDSKIHNQLKKNLPFVVYSKPNSEEITGFFQHNDTLFEVNDFTEKGFVVATFDGVKTYLIPESESELVHFYLNSNEIAFSEKELSKADKSAQNDFESLVSKGITAIKNEKFQKVVLSRTEVVAIDDFDMVETFQKLVLLYPSAFVYCFYHPKIGNWIGATPEQLLKVAENNFETISLAGTQKDTGSSEIVWGEKEKEEQQFVTDYLVQRLQNIASAVQFTKPYSIKAGSIWHIKTDVSGVLNSDLSLKKVIQLLHPTPAVCGLPKEIAKDFILENEPYDRSFYTGFLGELNCSFARETISSDLFVNLRCMQIKDSQAHLYMGCGITKDSNPEKEWEESVNKSMTMKRVL
- a CDS encoding PaaI family thioesterase, whose amino-acid sequence is MTFDKEKILHYCNKISENTLMRTLNITYTDAGEDFLVATMPVTPAVHQPVGLLHGGASVALAESVGSAASMLFVNPEVSEVRGIEISANHLKAKRNGLVTATAKIVHKGRSIHLWEIRIVDENNNLISLCKLTNMILPKRKSTDK